In the genome of Actinomycetes bacterium, the window CCGCGGCCCAGCCCCGGCCCGCCCGCGACGTGCTCCCCCTGCTCCTCCGGCCGCGCTGGTCGGGCCTGGTGCTCGACCGGCTGGTGCGCGACCGCTCGGCCGCCCGCGCGCTCAACGCGGTGCTGCGCAACACGGTGACGCCGACCGTGGTCCGTGCCGGCAGCAAGACCAACGTGATCCCCGGGGAAGCCGAGGCCGAGCTGGACGGCCGGGTCGCGGTCGGGTCGAGCGAGGCCGAGCTCCTGGCCGAGCTCGGGCGGCTGGCCGGGCCGGACGTCGACCTGGAGGTGCTGCGCAGCTTCCCGCCCACGGTCGCCTCGCCCGACACCCCGCTGTACGCGACCATCGCACGGGTGGTGGCCGAGCACCACCCGGGCGCGGTCGCCGTGCCGAGCATCACCCCCGGCTTCACCGACGCGAAGTTCTGGTCGCGGCTCGGCACGGCCTGCTACGGCTTCACCCCGGTCCGCTTCGAGCGCGGAGACGGCGCCTTCGTCGACTTCTTCCACGGCGACGACGAGCGGGTTCCGGTGGCCGGGCTCGCCGTCGGCCTGCGCATGCTGGCCGACACGGTCGCCCGCTTCTGCTGCACGGACCCGGTGGGCGGGACGGCGGGCGGGTAGGAAACGGCCCGTCCGGGCCACGACGAGCGAGGAGGCGGCATGCGGGTCTGCGTGATGGAGGAGGCGGCATGCGGGTCTGCCTGATGATCGAAGGGCAGGAGGGCGTCACCTGGGACGACTGGCTCGCCCTGGCCGGGGCGTGCGAGCGGTACGGGTTCGAGGCGCTGTTCCGCTCCGACCACTACCTGTCGGTGCAGGGCCGGCCGGAGCGGGACGCGCTCGACGCCTGGGCGACCATCGCGGCCCTGGCCGCGCGGACCGAGCGCCTGCGGCTCGGCACCCTGGTGTCGCCGGTCACCTTCCGCCACCCCTCGGTGCTCGCCAAGCTGGTGGTCACCGCCGACCACGTCTCCGGCGGCCGGGTCGAGCTGGGGCTCGGCACCGGCTGGAGCGAGCCGGAGCACCGGGCGTTCGGCTTTCCGCTGCCGGGCGTGGCCGAGCGCGTGGACCTGCTCGCCGAGCAGCTCGAGGTCGTGCACGGAATCTGGACCGGGCCGTTCGACCACCAGGGCGCCCGCTACCGCCTGTCGGGCGTGGACGCCCGCCCCCGGCCGGTCCAGCGGCCCCACCCGCCGCTGCTGGTCGGCGGTGAGGGCGGGCGGCGCTCGCTCGCGCTCGCGGCCCGCTGGGCCGACGAGTACAACACGATCAGGGCCACGGTGGAGGACTGCCGGGCCCGGCACGAGCGGCTCCGGGCGGCGTTCGAAGCGGCCGGGCGCGACCCGGCGTCGGCCCGGCTGTCGCTGATGACGACCTGCATCGTCGGGGCCGACCGGGCCGAGGTGGCCGAGCGCGCCCGCCAGGCCGCCGAGCGGGTGGGCCAGACCGACCTGGCCGGCTACGTGGCCAAGGTCGACCGCGAAGGGGTGATCGGCACGGTGGACGAGGCCGTCGCCCGCCTCACCGAGCTGGAGGCGGCCGGCGTCGGCCGGGTCATGCTCCGCCACCTCGTCCACGACGACCTCGACATGGTCGCCCTGCTCGGCCGGGAGGTGCTCCCGAACGTCGGTCAAGGGTCGGCGCCGCGTCCCAGCACGCCGGGCCGCGAGGAAGCCGGGAACACGCGCGCCGTGGGTCCTTGACCGGGTCCGGAGGCCGTCGCGGCCGACCGGCCCATCCCGGGCGCTCCGCCCGGCTCGCCGGCCCGGCCCCGGTCGCCCGGCCCGGCCCGGTCGCCCGGCCCGGGTGCTCGGCCCGGCCCGGGTGCTCGGCTCAGCCCGGACGGTTGGTGAGGGCCTGGGCGGCCATCGTGAGGTACTCGCGCAGCGGGGCGTCGAGGTGCGGAGGGAGCGCGAGCGTGTCGACCGCCGCGGTCATGTGCCGCAGCCAGGCGTCGCGCTCGGCCGGGCCGATCGCGAACGGGGCGTGCCGCATGCGCAGCGCGGGGTGGCCGCGGCGCTCGCTGTAGGTCGCGGGCCCGCCCCAGTACTGGATCAGGAACAGGCGGAGCCGCTCCTCGGCGTCGGCCAGGTCCTCCCCGGGGTACAGGGCCCGAAGCACCGGGTCGGCGGCTACGCCCTGGTAGAAGTGGGCGACCAGACGCCGGAAGGTCGCCTCGCCACCGACCGCCGCGTAGAAGCTCACCGCCTGGGTGCCGCCTGGTTGCTGGCTCATGCCCTCACCGTACCGGCAGCGCCCGGGCGTGGCCAGGCGCCACGGCCACACCGGCCGGAGCAAGATGGACGGGTCGGTGGTGAACTGGCTCAACGGCCCCTGTTCCGGGAGGACTGAGAAGGTGGACGCGACCGCGACCCGGCTCGAAGCGCGCCTGCGGGCCGGGCACCGGGTGGTGACTGCGGAGCTGAGCCCGCCCAGGCACGCCGGCACCGGCGTGCTGCGGGCGGAGGCGCGC includes:
- a CDS encoding globin, whose protein sequence is MSQQPGGTQAVSFYAAVGGEATFRRLVAHFYQGVAADPVLRALYPGEDLADAEERLRLFLIQYWGGPATYSERRGHPALRMRHAPFAIGPAERDAWLRHMTAAVDTLALPPHLDAPLREYLTMAAQALTNRPG
- a CDS encoding TIGR03560 family F420-dependent LLM class oxidoreductase — translated: MRVCLMIEGQEGVTWDDWLALAGACERYGFEALFRSDHYLSVQGRPERDALDAWATIAALAARTERLRLGTLVSPVTFRHPSVLAKLVVTADHVSGGRVELGLGTGWSEPEHRAFGFPLPGVAERVDLLAEQLEVVHGIWTGPFDHQGARYRLSGVDARPRPVQRPHPPLLVGGEGGRRSLALAARWADEYNTIRATVEDCRARHERLRAAFEAAGRDPASARLSLMTTCIVGADRAEVAERARQAAERVGQTDLAGYVAKVDREGVIGTVDEAVARLTELEAAGVGRVMLRHLVHDDLDMVALLGREVLPNVGQGSAPRPSTPGREEAGNTRAVGP